Proteins encoded within one genomic window of Pongo pygmaeus isolate AG05252 chromosome 4, NHGRI_mPonPyg2-v2.0_pri, whole genome shotgun sequence:
- the NREP gene encoding neuronal regeneration-related protein isoform X4, with translation MVYYPELSVWVSQEPFPNKDMEGRLPKGRLPVPKEVNRKKNDETNAASLTPLGSSELRSPRISYLHFF, from the exons GTTTATTACCCAGAACTCTCTGTCTGGGTCAGTCAAGAACCATTTCCAAACAAGGACATGGAGGGAAGGCTTCCTAAG GGAAGACTTCCTGTCCCAAAGGAAGTGAACCGCAAGAAGAACGATGAGACAAACGCTGCCTCCCTGACTCCACTGGGCAGCAGTGAACTCCGCTCCCCAAGAATCAGTTACCTCCACTTTTTTTAA
- the NREP gene encoding neuronal regeneration-related protein isoform X3 — protein MVDYFLKELGTGEEICGKVYYPELSVWVSQEPFPNKDMEGRLPKGRLPVPKEVNRKKNDETNAASLTPLGSSELRSPRISYLHFF, from the exons ATGGTGGATTACTTTCTGAAGGAGCTGGGCACAGGAGAGGAAATATGTGGAAAA GTTTATTACCCAGAACTCTCTGTCTGGGTCAGTCAAGAACCATTTCCAAACAAGGACATGGAGGGAAGGCTTCCTAAG GGAAGACTTCCTGTCCCAAAGGAAGTGAACCGCAAGAAGAACGATGAGACAAACGCTGCCTCCCTGACTCCACTGGGCAGCAGTGAACTCCGCTCCCCAAGAATCAGTTACCTCCACTTTTTTTAA